CGTCGTTGCATTGCCAGTGCGGTACTCATGTAGGAAAACTACACTCCGTGTCCTCCTGTCGAATGCGCCTCGACCTGCTCGGTTCTCTTGATCCTCCTTTTTAAACTTATATTGATAAGGGTGTTTAAAAAGTCCGGTCAAGATAACTGTCACATGTCGTCGTTGTATTGCCAGTGCGGTACTCATGTAGGAAAACTACACTCCGTGTCCTCCTGGCAAATGCGCCTCGACTTGCTCGGTTCTCTTGATCCTCCTTTTTAAACTTACAGTGATAGAAAAAGCAAACTAGGAGCATAGCTTCTAGTTTGTACTTATTTAATTATTGGGGGATGAAATATGAATGTTTTAGTAATTGGTCGCGGTGGGCGTGAGCACGCTTTAGCTTGGAAATTTGCACAATCTGAAAAGGTAGAAAAAGTATATGTAGCACCAGGTAATGAAGGTATGCGAGATGTCGCAACACCAATTGATATTGATGAAAATGATTTTGATGCATTAGTCTTATTTGCCAAAGAGAATAATGTTGAATTAACTTTCGTTGGACCTGAAATTCCGCTTATGAACGGAATCGTGGATCGTTTTAAGGAAGAGGGACTTCGTGTATTTGGTCCTAATAAAGCAGCTGCTGTTATTGAAGGTAGTAAAGCTTTTACGAAGGAATTGATGAAAAAGTATGATATTCCAACTGCGGCATATGAAACTTTTACAGACTATGAAGAAGCGGTAAAGTATATTCAAAAAGTTGGTGCACCGATTGTAATTAAGGCAGATGGTTTAGCTGCTGGTAAAGGTGTAACAGTAGCAATGACGCTTGAAGACGCATTACAAGCTGTGAAAGAAATGCTGCAAGATGTGAAATTCGGTGAAGCAAGCAAGAAGGTCGTTATTGAAGAGTTTCTAGATGGACAAGAATTTTCATTAATGGCATTCGTGAATGGAACAACCGTACATCCGATGGTAATTGCTCAAGATCATAAACGCGCTTTTGATGGGGATAAAGGTCCAAATACAGGCGGAATGGGTGCATATTCTCCAGTACCACAAATTCCAGAATCAGCAGTTCAAGAAGCGATTCAAACAGTATTACACCCAACTGCCAAGGCGATGATTGCAGAAAACCGTTCGTTTACAGGTATTTTATACGCAGGTCTTATTTTAACAAATGATGGTCCAAAGGTAATTGAATTTAATGCACGCTTTGGTGATCCTGAAACAGAAGTTGTATTACCTCGCTTAGAAAACGATTTAGTTGATGTATGTAACGCTGTATTAGATGAAAGTGAATTAAAATTACAATGGTCAGAAGAAGCGGTAATCGGTATCGTACTGGCTTCTAAAGGATACCCAGAAGCATATAAAAAAGGTGATATTATTAGCGGACTAGATGCGCTGCAAGATGTGATTGTTTTCCATGCGGGTACAGCGATGAAACATGGAGACTTTGTAACAAACGGTGGCCGTGTGCTATTTGTTGCTTGTAAGGCGAATAGTTTACAAGAAGCGAAAGACAAAGTATATAAAGAAATCGGTAAAATTGAGAGTGATGGTTTATTTTATCGAAGTGATATAGGATATCGCGCAATTGGGCATGAGATGACGAGAAGCTAATATGAAAATCCCGCTGATTTCTCAGCGGGATTTTTTATTCATCTTTATCTTTTTTCAATTTCCCTTTTTGCTTTGCCATTTCTCGAAGCAAATACTCGATGTGTGCATTGACGCTACGAAACTCATCATTCGCCCATTTTTCGATGACTGCGTGTAATTCAGGATCAATACGTAATGGAAAGCTTTTCTTTTTAGCCATAATTATTTACAACCTTTTAATATAGGCTTCCTGTATTAATAACTGGCTGCGCACCTTTATCTGAAACGATGGCAACTAATAAGTTGTTTACCATATTTGCTTTACGCTCGTCATCGAGTTCCAGCACGCCTTCTTCATCTAACATATGGATTGAATCTTTCGCCATCTTCACAGCACCTTCAACAATCTCTTTTCTAGCAGCTAATACTGCTTTTGCTTGTTGACGTTGTAGCATTGCATGGGCAATTTCTGTTGCGTAAGCTAAATGTGTTAAACGAGTTTCTAATACTTCTACGCCAGCGATTTCAAGGCGCGCTTCTAACTCACGTTTTAATTCTTCAGAGATTTCTTCAGTATTTCCGCGTAACGTAATGCAAGTTTCATCTTGAAAATTATCATAAGGATATTTTGTTGCAACGTGGCGGATTGCCGTTTCGCTTTGAATTTCTACGAATCGATCGTAATGCTCAACACCAAACATTGCTTTTGCAGAATCAACAACTTTATATACGATAACGGCTGCAATTTCAATTGGATTTCCCTCAACATCGTTTACTTTTAATTTCTTACTGTTAAAGTTTTCAACACGTAACGATACAGTTTGACGGAATGCGAATGGAATTGTTAAAAATAAACCGTTTTGACGAATTGTTCCTAAATAATTACCGAAAAACGTAATGACTTTCGCTTGGTTTGGTTGAACAATACCAATACCTGTAGCGAGAACCGCTGCTAAAATAATTGTTAATGCTGCTACTATGAAAATTTCTTGGGCAAGGCAAAATATACCGATAGCAGCTAAAATCAAAATCCCGATAATACCGAGAAAACCATTTACATAAAAAACTTGTTTTTCTTTCATATGATCGCCTCCTGATATAAAAATGATATCACTTTTATATCATTTTACGCAAGGGGTTTACACCTAATTTTCTGAATTTTAGTGATGGATGTTTTTTATGTATGTTTTAGGGGTGAGAATAAGAATGTACGTTCTGTTTTGTGGTAAAATAAAGAAGACTTAACCGCCCACTGCAGCAGCTAAGTCTCTTTGAGAGCATCTTGCATCGTGACAAATGATTCAAAGCGGTTTTGCCAGGATTAATTCTTCAATCGCTGACTCAATCTCTTTGTCAGAAGTGTCATAACTTCCATTTGACTTTGGTTTGTCATGACTGGGAGTTTGATTCACTTCTTCTTTAGCATGTCCTTTTTCAGTAAAATTCATGCTAGGCATTTTAAATGCGCCCATATTCATATATTTTCCAAACTTACATGCTTCAACGATAGGGCAGAAACGAACGATGCCCTCTGCAATTTTCATGGCACCAATCCATAGCAAAACTTTAGACCAAGTGCACCGAGGTTTACGTACGAGTTTAGCTGTACTACAACCGAAGAGGATAAGTCCGAGTGTGATTCGAATTAGAGCACTAATTGTACCGATGTTTTGCTTCATTAGAAAAACACTCCTTTTTGATGAACTTCGAAATAGAAATACTATTTCATTTGTTAGTATTCCATATAAGTTTTTTGATATGTAATCCAACATTTAACGTTGAAAAAGATGTTGGAATGGGCGTGTGTGTAAGTAGCTTTTTTTGTTATAATGAAAGAATGCATAAAAGGGAGCGCGAAACTTGGCTCGTCTTTGTGAACAGATATAGTAGAAGAATTTCAAAAATCTTAATAAAAACTAACTGCTTTTTTGAGCAGGGATATAGATATGATTAGAAAAAAGAAAGGGTGTTTTCATGTACGATATTTCCAAATGGAAACATGTATTTAAGCTTGATCCAAATAAGGAGTTAAGTGACGAACATTTAGAAATGATTTGTGAGTCTGGAACAGATGCTGTTATTGTAGGCGGAAGTGATGGCATAACAATTGATAATGTACTACACATGCTAGTTAGCATTCGTAGATATGCAGTACCTTGTGTGTTAGAGGTTTCTGATGTGGAAGCAATTACACCAGGATTTGATTTTTATTATATCCCAAGCGTTTTAAATAGCCGAAAGGTAGAATGGATAACAGGTGTTCATCATGAAGCTTTGAAAGAATTTGGGGATATTATGGACTGGGACGAAATTTTCATGGAAGGGTATTGTGTTTTAAATCCTGAAGCGAAAGTAGCCCAGCTTACAGATGCGAAATGTGATGTAACAGAAGATGATGTGATTGCATACGCGCGTTTAGCAGACAAGCTATTACGTTTACCGATATTTTATTTAGAATATAGCGGTACGTATGGCGACATTGAACTTGTTAAAAATGTAAAAGCAGAATTAAAACAAGCGAAGTTGTATTATGGCGGCGGTATTTCTAATGCAGAACAAGCGAAAGAAATGGCGCAGTATGCTGATACAGTAGTTGTTGGAAATATTATTTATGATGATATAAAATCCGCGTTAAAAACAGTTAAAGCAGTAAAAGGAGAGTAGGTGCAGGCGTATATGAGTACGACAGATAGGTTATTAAATGGTTTAAATCCGCAACAACAAAAAGCAGTACAAACAACGAATGGACCACTTCTATTAATGGCAGGTGCCGGTAGTGGTAAAACACGTGTGTTAACACATCGTATTGCGTATTTACTTGGTGAAAAAGGTGTAGCACCATGGAATGTACTAGCTATTACCTTTACAAATAAAGCAGCTCGTGAAATGCGCGAGCGTATCGATACACTTGTCGGACCAGAAGCAGAAGATATTTGGATTTCTACGTTCCACTCTATGTGTGTACGTATTTTACGACGTGATATCGATCGCATTGGTATTAATCGTAACTTTACAATCTTAGATTCAGGCGATCAGTTAACTGTAGTCAAAAAAATTATGAAAGAGCGCAATATTGATCCGAAGAAATTTGAGCCGCGCTCTATTTTAGCTGGTATTAGTAATGCGAAAAATGAATTGTTATCTGCAGATAAATATGCGAAAAAAATTACAATCGCTGATCCATATGAAAAATTAACGAGCGATGTATATACAGAATATCAAAAACGTCTTTTGAAAAATAATTCATTAGACTTTGACGATTTAATTATGACAACGATTCAGCTATTTGAACGTGTTCCAGAAGTACTAGAGTTTTATCAGCGTAAGTTCCAATACATTCACGTGGATGAGTATCAAGATACGAACAAAGCGCAGTACCTTCTTGTTAAACATTTAGCAGCACGTTTTAAAAATCTTTGCGTTGTAGGTGATTCTGATCAGTCTATTTACCGCTGGCGTGGTGCGGACATTTCTAACATTTTGTCATTCGAAAAAGACTATGAGAATGCGCAAGTTATTCTATTAGAACAAAACTATCGTTCGTCACAAAATATTTTAAATGCAGCGAATGCTGTTATTGAAAAAAATTCAAACCGTAAACCGAAGAAATTATGGACAGACAATCAAGTTGGAAGCAAAATCTCGTATTATCGTGCTGCAACAGAAAAAGACGAGGCGTATTTTGTTGCGAAAAAAATTCGTGACGATATTCAAATGGGGAAACGAAAATATACTGATTTTGCAGTGTTATATCGTACAAATGCCCAGTCTCGTATGGTCGAGGAAATTTTCCTGAAATCTAATATTCCTTACAAAATTGTCGGCGGTACTAAGTTCTACGATCGTAAAGAGATTAAAGACATTTTGGCGTACTTACGTTTAATTGGGAATCCAGATGATGAGATTAGTTTCGCACGTATTATTAACATGCCGAAACGCGGTATAGGTGCGACTTCTATCGATAAAATTATAAATTATGGTGTGCAAAACGGAATCTCATTAACTGCTGTATTTGATGAGATTGAGCATGTTGGTGTAAGTGCAAAAATAACAAAGGCAGTAAAAGAATTTGCAGGTTTATTACACAACTGGGTAAATATGCAAGAGTATTTATCTGTTACAGAGTTAGTAGAAGAAGTTATTGAAAAAACAGGCTATCGCGATATGTTGAAAAATGAGCGTACTTTAGAAGCAGAAGGCCGTTTAGAGAACTTAGATGAGTTTTTATCTGTTACGCAAACATTTGAATCTCAAAGCGAAGATAAGAGCCTTGTTGCATTCTTAACAGACTTAGCGCTTGTTGCTGATATTGATCGTGTAGATGAAGATCCAACTGCTGGTGAGGAAGTTATTTTAATGACGATGCACTCGGCGAAAGGATTAGAATTCCCAGTTGTCTTTATTGTTGGTTTAGAGGAAGGGATATTCCCGCATACTCGTTCTCTGATGGAAGAAGATGAAATGCAAGAAGAACGTCGTCTTGCTTATGTAGGTATTACTCGTGCAGAAGAAGAATTATATTTATCCAATGCACAAATGCGTACTTTATTTGGTAGAACAAGTATGAACGCATCATCTCGATTTATTACAGAAATTCCGGCAGAACTAGTGGAATCATTAAATGAAACAGCGCCGAAGCGTGAAACTTCGTTTGGGGCAAAAGGAAGAACGAAAAGTACAACAACAACACGTTCTCGTTCAGCTTTCGTACGTCCTGCAGCTAAGACAACGGGCGGCGAACAAATCGGCTGGGCAGTAGGCGATAAAGCTTCCCACCAAAAATGGGGAGTCGGTACAGTTGTAAGTGTAAAAGGTGAAGGTGATGCGAAAGAATTAGATATTGCGTTCCCAAGCCCAATTGGTGTTAAACGTTTATTAGCAAAATTCGCACCTGTGACGAAACAATAGGAAAGGAATGAGGATATGTCAAAAGAGATAGCAAAAGAACGTATAGAAGAACTACGTGATTTGTTAAATACATTTAACTATCAATATCACGTATTAGACAATCCTTCTGTTTCTGATGCGGAGTATGACCGTAATATGCAGGAGCTTATAAAATTAGAAGCAGAGAACCCAGAGTTTATGAGTGAAGACTCTCCCTCCATTCGCGTTGGGGGGACTGTTCTTGATATATTTGAAAAGGTAACGCATAAATCACCAATGTTAAGTTTAGGAAACGCGTTTAATGAAGGAGATTTGCGTGATTTTGATCGAAGAGTACATCAAGGAATTGATGATGCGAATGTAAGATATATATGCGAATTAAAAATTGACGGACTTGCTGTTTCACTTCATTATGAAAAAGGACGCTTCATTCAAGGAGCAACACGTGGTGATGGTATAACGGGTGAAGATATTACCCAAAACTTAAAAACGATTAAAGCTATCCCGCTGCGTTTAAATGAAGAAGTAACGTTAGAAGCACGAGGCGAGGCTTATATGCCGAAGCGTTCATTCGTTAAGTTGAATGAAGAGAAAGAACAAAATGGTGAAGATGTATTTGCGAATCCACGTAATGCGGCAGCAGGATCGATACGTCAACTTGATCCGAAAGTTGCAGCGAAGCGTAATTTATCTATGTTTGTGTATGGTCTTGCTAATGTAGAAGAAAAAACAATTCCATCCCATAGTGAATCACTGGATTTCTTAGGTGAGCTTGGATTTAAGACGAATCCAAATCGTCGTACATGTGAAACAATCGAAGATGTAATAGCCTATGTAGAAGAATGGCAAGAAAAACGCCCGCATCTTGATTATGAGATTGATGGAATCGTTATAAAAGTAGACGATGTTGCTCTTCAAGAAAGCTTAGGAACTACAGCGAAGAGTCCAAGATGGGCGATTGCTTATAAATTCCCGGCTGAAGAAGTTGTTACGAGATTAACAGGGATTGAATTAAGTGTCGGCCGCACAGGGGTTGTAACACCAACTGCAGAGCTAGAGCCAGTGCGAGTAGCTGGAACTATCGTTCGTCGTGCTTCTTTACATAACGAAGATTTAATTCGTGAAAAAGATATTCGAATCGGTGACTACGTTGTTGTGAAAAAAGCTGGAGATATCATTCCTGAAGTTGTGAACGTTATTTTTGATAAGCGTAATGGTGAGGAAGAAGAATATCATATGCCAACGCATTGTCCAGCGTGTGAGAGTGAACTTGTTCGTTTAGAAGAAGAAGTAGCACTTCGATGTATAAATCCGACTTGTCCAGCTCAAATTCGTGAAGGATTAATCCATTTCGTTTCAAGAAATGCAATGAATATTGACGGACTTGGAGAACGTGTAATTACACAACTCTTTGATGCGGATTATATTCGTACGTTTGCAGATTTATATGCATTGACGAAAGAACAATTATTACAGTTAGAGCGTTTTGGTGAAAAATCAGCAACAAATTTAGTACAAGCAATTGATAATTCGAAGGAAAACTCATTAGAGCGATTATTATTTGGTCTTGGAATTCGCCACGTTGGAGCGAAAGCAGCACGCACATTTGCGGAGCATTTCGAAACGATGGATGAGCTTGTGAAAGCGACGGAAGAAGAACTAAAAACAATTAATGAGATTGGTGAAAAAATGGCTCAATCCGTTGTAACATATTTTGATAATGAAGACGTATTAGAGCTATTACAACAGTTTAAAGAGTATGGCGTGAACATGACATACAAAGGTATAAAAAGTGCAGATTTACAAAATGTTGAATCTTACTTTGCAGGAAAAACGGTTGTCTTAACAGGTAAGCTAGAAGTTATGGGGCGAAGTGAAGCGAAGAAAAAGATTGAAGCACTTGGTGGAAAAGTAACAGGAAGTGTTAGTAAAAGTACGGATTTAGTTGTTGCTGGTGAAGCTGCTGGTTCGAAATTAGCGCAAGCAGAGAAGCACAATGTTGAAGTTTGGAATGAAGAGAGGTTCTTACAAGAGCTGAATAAGTAAGAGGTGCAAACTTACGATGAAAAAAATAGCGTTAGCGGTATTAAGTCTTAGCCTACTTGTAAGTGGGTGTAGCATGGGTTCTAACAAAGATGAAAAAACAGTTGAGAAATCAGGGAAAGCGAAAGAGCAAGCGGTTATCTCAAAATATTCCATTTCGGATGAATATTATAAGACAACATTTCCATTTGATCCAGGTCGTGCACGTGGTTTAGTTGGACAAAGTTTGAACAATCGTCTAGATATAGATGAATTTGAAACGGGACTAATGCGCATTGCGAAAGAATCATTTAGCACGAAAGATTATTTCTTTAAAGGTGGAGACGTTTTAGACACACAAATGATTCAAATGCTTGTGAAAAGAAAGCGTACAGATGCTGAACAAAAAGAGCTAGAGGATAAGTTGAAAAAAGATGCGGTCAAATTTCCAAATATAGGGTTGAATCCTGCCGTAGGTGAAGGATCAGAATCGTTAGAAGTAAAAAATACAAAAAATCCAATGTATATCTCAAATATTTTAGAACATGACTATTACTTACAAAATGGTGATAAAGGTACTGAGCCTGATGGTGTTGTAGTTGGATTAGCGATGAATTCGGTTCATTATTACGAGGAAGAGCATGGTTATCCGCGTGAGGCTAAAATCGAGCAAGAAAAAATGTTAGCTGAAGGGAAAAAAATGGCACAAGAAATCTTGAAAGTCATGCAGCAAAAAAAGCCTGGAATAAAAGATGTTCCGGTTACATTTGCAATTTATCGTCAAGGTCCAAAGTCTTCGCTTGTACCAGGGAATTTTGTTTCTTATGCTAAGGTAGAAAAAGGCAGTGAAACGGTTGAGGATTGGAAGCCGATCAATGAGAAATACTATTTGTTCCCGTCTGAACAAGCGAAATCGGATAATAAACGTGAAGATCTTGCAAGTGTGTCAAACTTTAAATCAAAATTAAGTGAATATTTCCAAGGCGATTATACAGCTATTATTGGTACTGGAATGTATAGAGATGATGAATTAAAAGAAATGAAGCTCGATATTCCTGTCCAATTCAATGGGAAAGCTGAAGTCATTGGTTTTACACAATATGTAGCTGGACTTGTTATGCAATACTTCCCGAATTATATGAAAGTACAAGTAACAATTAAATCAGTGGAACGCCCAGAAGCAATTATTATACGTGAAGCGAAGCAAGATGAACCACTTGTGAAAATTTTAGATTAAAGATGAAAGCTGTTTCTATAAAGGAACAGCTTTTTTTCTCGGAAAATTTTGTTATAATTTTAAATGTTACAAATAAAGGGGTAAGGGGTAAAATCATGGAAGAACTAAGCTTTCAAGTCATTATTTTATTAATTGCATTCGGGTTTTTAGCTGCTTTTATTGATTCGGTTGTTGGAGGAGGAGGGTTAATTTCGCTTCCTGCACTTATGTTTGTTGGTTTATCACCAGCTTCGGCAATCGCAACAAATAAATTAGCTGCAACGATGGGGACGCTTACGAGTACAATTTATTTTATTCGATCAGGTAAGGTTGATTTTCGAATTGTAGGAAAGTTAATCCCATTAACTATTGTTGGAGCAGTCGCAGGTGCCTTAGTAGTAAAGTTTATTCCGCCTGAT
This genomic interval from Bacillus cereus contains the following:
- the purD gene encoding phosphoribosylamine--glycine ligase; the protein is MNVLVIGRGGREHALAWKFAQSEKVEKVYVAPGNEGMRDVATPIDIDENDFDALVLFAKENNVELTFVGPEIPLMNGIVDRFKEEGLRVFGPNKAAAVIEGSKAFTKELMKKYDIPTAAYETFTDYEEAVKYIQKVGAPIVIKADGLAAGKGVTVAMTLEDALQAVKEMLQDVKFGEASKKVVIEEFLDGQEFSLMAFVNGTTVHPMVIAQDHKRAFDGDKGPNTGGMGAYSPVPQIPESAVQEAIQTVLHPTAKAMIAENRSFTGILYAGLILTNDGPKVIEFNARFGDPETEVVLPRLENDLVDVCNAVLDESELKLQWSEEAVIGIVLASKGYPEAYKKGDIISGLDALQDVIVFHAGTAMKHGDFVTNGGRVLFVACKANSLQEAKDKVYKEIGKIESDGLFYRSDIGYRAIGHEMTRS
- a CDS encoding toxin-antitoxin system HicB family antitoxin, whose amino-acid sequence is MAKKKSFPLRIDPELHAVIEKWANDEFRSVNAHIEYLLREMAKQKGKLKKDKDE
- a CDS encoding SPFH domain-containing protein, with translation MKEKQVFYVNGFLGIIGILILAAIGIFCLAQEIFIVAALTIILAAVLATGIGIVQPNQAKVITFFGNYLGTIRQNGLFLTIPFAFRQTVSLRVENFNSKKLKVNDVEGNPIEIAAVIVYKVVDSAKAMFGVEHYDRFVEIQSETAIRHVATKYPYDNFQDETCITLRGNTEEISEELKRELEARLEIAGVEVLETRLTHLAYATEIAHAMLQRQQAKAVLAARKEIVEGAVKMAKDSIHMLDEEGVLELDDERKANMVNNLLVAIVSDKGAQPVINTGSLY
- a CDS encoding YgaP family membrane protein translates to MKQNIGTISALIRITLGLILFGCSTAKLVRKPRCTWSKVLLWIGAMKIAEGIVRFCPIVEACKFGKYMNMGAFKMPSMNFTEKGHAKEEVNQTPSHDKPKSNGSYDTSDKEIESAIEELILAKPL
- a CDS encoding heptaprenylglyceryl phosphate synthase, whose product is MYDISKWKHVFKLDPNKELSDEHLEMICESGTDAVIVGGSDGITIDNVLHMLVSIRRYAVPCVLEVSDVEAITPGFDFYYIPSVLNSRKVEWITGVHHEALKEFGDIMDWDEIFMEGYCVLNPEAKVAQLTDAKCDVTEDDVIAYARLADKLLRLPIFYLEYSGTYGDIELVKNVKAELKQAKLYYGGGISNAEQAKEMAQYADTVVVGNIIYDDIKSALKTVKAVKGE
- the pcrA gene encoding DNA helicase PcrA, with amino-acid sequence MSTTDRLLNGLNPQQQKAVQTTNGPLLLMAGAGSGKTRVLTHRIAYLLGEKGVAPWNVLAITFTNKAAREMRERIDTLVGPEAEDIWISTFHSMCVRILRRDIDRIGINRNFTILDSGDQLTVVKKIMKERNIDPKKFEPRSILAGISNAKNELLSADKYAKKITIADPYEKLTSDVYTEYQKRLLKNNSLDFDDLIMTTIQLFERVPEVLEFYQRKFQYIHVDEYQDTNKAQYLLVKHLAARFKNLCVVGDSDQSIYRWRGADISNILSFEKDYENAQVILLEQNYRSSQNILNAANAVIEKNSNRKPKKLWTDNQVGSKISYYRAATEKDEAYFVAKKIRDDIQMGKRKYTDFAVLYRTNAQSRMVEEIFLKSNIPYKIVGGTKFYDRKEIKDILAYLRLIGNPDDEISFARIINMPKRGIGATSIDKIINYGVQNGISLTAVFDEIEHVGVSAKITKAVKEFAGLLHNWVNMQEYLSVTELVEEVIEKTGYRDMLKNERTLEAEGRLENLDEFLSVTQTFESQSEDKSLVAFLTDLALVADIDRVDEDPTAGEEVILMTMHSAKGLEFPVVFIVGLEEGIFPHTRSLMEEDEMQEERRLAYVGITRAEEELYLSNAQMRTLFGRTSMNASSRFITEIPAELVESLNETAPKRETSFGAKGRTKSTTTTRSRSAFVRPAAKTTGGEQIGWAVGDKASHQKWGVGTVVSVKGEGDAKELDIAFPSPIGVKRLLAKFAPVTKQ
- the ligA gene encoding NAD-dependent DNA ligase LigA — encoded protein: MSKEIAKERIEELRDLLNTFNYQYHVLDNPSVSDAEYDRNMQELIKLEAENPEFMSEDSPSIRVGGTVLDIFEKVTHKSPMLSLGNAFNEGDLRDFDRRVHQGIDDANVRYICELKIDGLAVSLHYEKGRFIQGATRGDGITGEDITQNLKTIKAIPLRLNEEVTLEARGEAYMPKRSFVKLNEEKEQNGEDVFANPRNAAAGSIRQLDPKVAAKRNLSMFVYGLANVEEKTIPSHSESLDFLGELGFKTNPNRRTCETIEDVIAYVEEWQEKRPHLDYEIDGIVIKVDDVALQESLGTTAKSPRWAIAYKFPAEEVVTRLTGIELSVGRTGVVTPTAELEPVRVAGTIVRRASLHNEDLIREKDIRIGDYVVVKKAGDIIPEVVNVIFDKRNGEEEEYHMPTHCPACESELVRLEEEVALRCINPTCPAQIREGLIHFVSRNAMNIDGLGERVITQLFDADYIRTFADLYALTKEQLLQLERFGEKSATNLVQAIDNSKENSLERLLFGLGIRHVGAKAARTFAEHFETMDELVKATEEELKTINEIGEKMAQSVVTYFDNEDVLELLQQFKEYGVNMTYKGIKSADLQNVESYFAGKTVVLTGKLEVMGRSEAKKKIEALGGKVTGSVSKSTDLVVAGEAAGSKLAQAEKHNVEVWNEERFLQELNK
- a CDS encoding CamS family sex pheromone protein codes for the protein MKKIALAVLSLSLLVSGCSMGSNKDEKTVEKSGKAKEQAVISKYSISDEYYKTTFPFDPGRARGLVGQSLNNRLDIDEFETGLMRIAKESFSTKDYFFKGGDVLDTQMIQMLVKRKRTDAEQKELEDKLKKDAVKFPNIGLNPAVGEGSESLEVKNTKNPMYISNILEHDYYLQNGDKGTEPDGVVVGLAMNSVHYYEEEHGYPREAKIEQEKMLAEGKKMAQEILKVMQQKKPGIKDVPVTFAIYRQGPKSSLVPGNFVSYAKVEKGSETVEDWKPINEKYYLFPSEQAKSDNKREDLASVSNFKSKLSEYFQGDYTAIIGTGMYRDDELKEMKLDIPVQFNGKAEVIGFTQYVAGLVMQYFPNYMKVQVTIKSVERPEAIIIREAKQDEPLVKILD